The Streptomyces avermitilis MA-4680 = NBRC 14893 genome contains a region encoding:
- a CDS encoding acyltransferase family protein: MNAPVETEPNTPVPTPLEKPAATAPEAGQGAAGVPPRIVPKAHAPRLRALDGLRLVAALMVAAYHYGGRDGDVTAAWGGSPRHQFPTLHSWFAYGCLGVQIFFVISGFVICMSGWGRPLRSFFASRASRLLPSYWAAVIIVTAVFALPTVAYKAVSPSDALVNLTMLQQPLGVDRVLGVCWTLWAEIRFYALFALCIVLPGATRQRVILFCASWTMAAAIAQAADEPLLNLVLMPEYAPFFVGGIGLYLVHRDRRDAYAWGIVGVSWLIGQHYAVRGLWHAPNPDFFSYRPAYGIVLIVTLGYLAVAAIALGWLNRVNWRWLTVAGALTYPFYLVHEHLGWVAIKVYHRDLGIPSYGTFLLTVATMLLLAWLLNRYVEERLAPKLRGALSRPRP; this comes from the coding sequence ATGAACGCGCCCGTGGAGACAGAGCCGAACACGCCGGTGCCCACACCGCTCGAGAAGCCCGCTGCGACGGCGCCCGAGGCCGGGCAGGGCGCCGCGGGTGTCCCCCCGCGGATCGTTCCCAAGGCGCACGCGCCGCGGCTGCGTGCGCTCGACGGGCTGCGGCTCGTCGCCGCGCTGATGGTCGCCGCGTACCACTACGGCGGCCGGGACGGCGACGTCACCGCGGCCTGGGGCGGCTCCCCGCGGCACCAGTTCCCCACCCTGCACTCGTGGTTCGCGTACGGCTGTCTGGGTGTGCAGATCTTCTTCGTGATCAGCGGCTTCGTGATCTGCATGAGCGGCTGGGGCCGGCCGCTGCGCTCGTTCTTCGCCTCGCGCGCGTCCCGCCTGCTGCCCTCCTACTGGGCGGCGGTGATCATCGTGACGGCGGTGTTCGCGCTGCCGACGGTCGCCTACAAGGCGGTGTCGCCGAGCGACGCGCTGGTCAACCTGACGATGCTCCAGCAACCCCTGGGCGTGGACCGGGTGCTGGGGGTCTGCTGGACGCTGTGGGCGGAGATCCGGTTCTACGCGCTGTTCGCCCTGTGCATCGTGCTGCCGGGCGCGACCCGGCAGCGGGTGATCCTGTTCTGCGCGAGCTGGACGATGGCGGCGGCGATCGCGCAGGCGGCGGACGAGCCGCTGCTGAACCTCGTGCTGATGCCGGAGTACGCGCCGTTCTTCGTCGGCGGCATCGGGCTCTACCTGGTCCACCGCGACCGGCGGGACGCGTACGCCTGGGGCATCGTGGGCGTGAGCTGGCTGATCGGGCAGCACTACGCGGTGCGCGGCCTGTGGCACGCGCCGAACCCGGACTTCTTCTCGTACCGGCCGGCGTACGGCATCGTCCTGATCGTCACGCTGGGGTACCTGGCGGTCGCGGCCATCGCGCTCGGCTGGCTGAATCGGGTGAACTGGCGCTGGCTGACGGTGGCGGGCGCCCTGACGTACCCGTTCTACCTGGTGCACGAGCACCTGGGGTGGGTCGCCATCAAGGTCTACCACCGGGACCTGGGGATTCCGTCGTACGGGACGTTCCTGTTGACGGTCGCGACCATGCTGCTGCTGGCCTGGCTGCTGAACCGGTATGTGGAGGAGCGGCTGGCCCCGAAGCTGCGTGGGGCGCTGTCGAGGCCGCGGC